A stretch of the TM7 phylum sp. oral taxon 349 genome encodes the following:
- a CDS encoding class I SAM-dependent methyltransferase, whose amino-acid sequence MSLERYLAAATLLSEQITFRELAIILRELVRVQTVPGAVVEFGCYAGTASIHIARWLGGKQFHVYDSFAGLPEKTTPDISPIGEQFRPGELLATKKQFMTNFKKAGIPLPHIHKGWFRDLHPSDIPAPISFAFLDGDYYESILTPLRLIEGKLADGAVIVVDDYTNEALPGAVRAVDEWLRTHPARLRVEQSLAVIHPQSTMD is encoded by the coding sequence ATGAGTTTAGAGAGATATCTTGCTGCTGCTACGCTATTGTCCGAACAAATTACGTTTCGCGAGCTGGCGATTATCCTGCGCGAGCTGGTACGTGTCCAGACAGTGCCTGGTGCAGTGGTTGAATTTGGCTGCTACGCGGGCACGGCGAGCATTCATATTGCGCGGTGGCTGGGCGGCAAGCAATTTCATGTTTACGATTCATTTGCTGGTTTGCCAGAGAAGACAACGCCCGACATTAGTCCTATCGGCGAGCAATTTCGCCCAGGCGAGTTGCTAGCGACGAAGAAGCAATTTATGACGAATTTCAAAAAAGCCGGCATACCATTGCCGCACATTCATAAGGGGTGGTTCCGTGATTTGCATCCGAGCGATATACCGGCGCCAATCAGCTTCGCGTTTCTGGACGGCGATTATTACGAGTCGATTCTCACGCCGCTGCGGCTTATTGAAGGTAAGCTAGCGGATGGCGCGGTTATCGTCGTTGATGACTACACGAACGAAGCGCTGCCAGGTGCTGTGCGGGCGGTTGACGAATGGCTGCGGACTCATCCGGCGCGTTTACGCGTTGAGCAATCACTTGCAGTGATACATCCGCAGTCTACTATGGATTGA
- a CDS encoding VanZ family protein — protein MRHFLQPFSESFALSLVYWPFMCILLTIPFIIARLIARRRATWGYVIFSYTFVLYLLGLGLFTLYPMPDSSASFCAKQSLSPQLIPFHWIVDAMRPGKHITAALQVIANICFFMPLGAFVALYFRKHIRFAIVAGLGLSFLIEIAQLTGFFHIYPCSYRLFDVDDLAMNTLGAALGYTMTFRLKKYLKSQPLNAEPVKNNLANHFLAGCIDAVAIMLIASVSAMILRVYAPAIYQISPQAIVMLWWITWEWIIPKICHGWTFGRYLVGVEKRKKRR, from the coding sequence ATGCGTCATTTTCTTCAACCGTTTTCGGAGTCTTTTGCATTGAGCCTGGTGTATTGGCCATTTATGTGCATTTTGCTGACAATCCCGTTCATCATTGCGCGGCTGATAGCACGGCGGCGGGCAACATGGGGATATGTTATTTTTTCGTATACATTTGTACTGTATTTGCTTGGGCTTGGATTATTCACTCTCTATCCAATGCCCGACAGCTCTGCGTCATTTTGCGCAAAACAGTCTTTATCGCCACAACTTATCCCATTTCACTGGATTGTTGATGCTATGCGGCCCGGCAAACACATAACTGCCGCACTGCAAGTCATCGCCAATATTTGTTTCTTCATGCCGCTCGGCGCATTTGTTGCGTTATATTTTAGAAAACACATTCGTTTCGCTATCGTGGCAGGTTTAGGTTTGTCATTCTTGATCGAAATTGCACAGCTGACCGGATTTTTCCATATCTACCCATGCAGTTATCGTCTGTTTGACGTTGACGATCTAGCAATGAACACGCTCGGTGCGGCACTTGGCTACACTATGACATTCCGTCTCAAGAAATATCTAAAAAGCCAGCCGCTCAATGCTGAGCCTGTAAAGAACAATCTCGCTAACCACTTCCTTGCCGGGTGTATTGATGCAGTAGCAATTATGCTCATAGCGTCAGTGAGCGCCATGATACTGCGCGTCTATGCCCCAGCGATTTATCAAATCAGTCCACAAGCTATTGTGATGCTTTGGTGGATAACGTGGGAGTGGATTATACCAAAAATCTGCCACGGCTGGACATTTGGACGATATTTAGTCGGCGTAGAAAAGCGAAAGAAGCGACGGTAG
- a CDS encoding transposase — translation MQADTIHFVQRDGGRFYVYTLIDLFSRAAYAEYSPKCNQRASFHFVMRGQDYLGISLAMLQTDNGPEFGKWFHDQLNSKGIALRHSRVRKSNDNAHIERFNRTIQEECLSPNIRASIVPERIYWYLAYYNQFRRHSSINGNYPLDLLDWHSC, via the coding sequence GTGCAGGCGGATACTATTCATTTCGTGCAAAGAGATGGCGGGCGCTTTTATGTCTATACACTCATAGATCTCTTTTCGCGTGCTGCCTATGCTGAGTATTCTCCCAAATGCAATCAGCGGGCGAGCTTTCATTTTGTTATGCGCGGACAAGATTATCTCGGTATCTCGCTGGCGATGCTACAAACCGACAACGGGCCAGAGTTTGGTAAATGGTTTCACGATCAACTGAATTCTAAAGGGATTGCCTTGCGCCATTCCAGAGTGCGCAAGAGTAATGACAATGCCCATATTGAGAGATTCAATCGTACTATCCAAGAGGAATGCTTATCTCCAAACATACGTGCATCAATTGTGCCGGAAAGGATTTATTGGTATCTCGCATACTACAACCAGTTCAGGCGGCACTCAAGCATTAATGGAAATTATCCGCTTGATCTATTGGATTGGCATAGCTGCTAA
- a CDS encoding ABC transporter ATP-binding protein — protein sequence MKPILKLCKPYIAAFVALVVFTYVAVMMSLRLPDYSANIVNKGIILQDLGSIWTDGRMMIVVALIGGVCTIASVFFAARIATGLARDVRRRVFAQIENLAIADFNQFSTASLITRSTNDIQQIQMTLMMLLRFALMAPLMAVGGIQKALENAPNLTWIIASAVAGLLIIIVMLFAVAVPRFKKLQQLVDKLNLVTRENLTGLRVVRAFHNEKIEQTKFQRVNNELNGLNLFVNRLMMVLDPVMMLVMNLTSIAVVWFGAWLVDAGTLEIGNMMAFLQYAMQVIISFLMISMVFIMVPRAAVSVRRVSEILDTQPSITDPKQPNHLPADGVGKIEFRDVTFSYPGADLPVLSGINFTAEPGQTTAFIGSTGSGKSTLINLIPRFYDVSAGQILLDGVDIRNVMLSELTSRIGYVPQKGVLFSGTVASNISYGNQKASRKELEKAAQVAQAAEFINELDSAYDSSIAQGGSNVSGGQRQRLSIARALATQAQIYIFDDSFSALDFKTDAKLRRALAKEMKHKTMLIVAQRINTIMNADKIIVLDEGKIVGQGTHAELMQSCRIYQEIAASQLSDEELAQLAANVATPSSASKRSATRSVRRQKGVAR from the coding sequence ATGAAACCGATTTTGAAATTATGTAAACCGTACATTGCGGCGTTTGTTGCGCTAGTGGTATTCACGTATGTCGCAGTAATGATGTCGCTGCGTTTGCCGGATTATTCGGCGAATATCGTCAACAAAGGAATTATCTTGCAGGATCTTGGTTCGATTTGGACAGATGGACGCATGATGATCGTCGTTGCGCTGATCGGCGGCGTTTGCACGATTGCAAGCGTATTCTTTGCGGCGCGGATTGCTACAGGATTAGCGCGAGATGTACGCCGGCGGGTGTTTGCGCAGATTGAGAATCTTGCGATTGCGGATTTTAATCAGTTCTCTACCGCGTCGCTTATTACGCGCTCAACGAACGATATTCAGCAAATTCAGATGACATTGATGATGCTGCTGCGTTTTGCGCTGATGGCGCCGCTGATGGCGGTTGGTGGTATTCAGAAAGCGTTAGAAAATGCGCCAAATTTGACGTGGATCATCGCATCGGCAGTGGCGGGGCTGTTGATTATAATTGTTATGCTCTTCGCTGTGGCGGTTCCACGATTCAAGAAATTACAGCAGCTGGTTGATAAACTGAATCTAGTAACGCGCGAAAACTTAACGGGTTTGCGGGTTGTGCGGGCGTTCCACAATGAAAAAATTGAGCAAACGAAATTTCAGCGCGTGAATAATGAGTTGAACGGACTAAATTTGTTCGTGAATCGCCTGATGATGGTACTTGATCCGGTGATGATGTTAGTTATGAACCTTACAAGCATTGCAGTGGTTTGGTTTGGCGCGTGGCTTGTTGATGCGGGGACGCTAGAAATTGGTAATATGATGGCGTTTTTGCAATACGCAATGCAGGTGATTATTTCATTTTTGATGATTTCGATGGTATTCATTATGGTGCCGCGTGCGGCGGTGTCGGTGCGGCGCGTCAGCGAGATTTTGGATACGCAGCCGTCAATTACTGATCCGAAACAACCGAATCATCTTCCGGCGGATGGCGTGGGAAAAATTGAATTTCGTGATGTAACGTTTAGTTACCCGGGTGCGGATTTACCAGTACTGTCGGGTATTAACTTTACTGCTGAGCCAGGGCAAACAACGGCGTTTATTGGCAGTACGGGCAGCGGTAAATCAACTCTCATTAATTTAATCCCGCGGTTCTATGACGTGAGTGCTGGGCAGATTTTGCTTGATGGTGTTGATATCCGCAATGTCATGCTCAGTGAGCTGACCTCACGCATCGGCTATGTGCCGCAAAAAGGCGTACTTTTCAGCGGTACGGTCGCGAGTAACATTTCTTACGGTAATCAGAAAGCGTCGCGTAAGGAGCTTGAGAAAGCGGCGCAGGTTGCCCAGGCGGCAGAATTTATTAATGAACTTGACAGTGCGTACGACAGTAGTATTGCGCAGGGTGGCAGCAACGTATCGGGCGGACAGCGTCAGCGGTTATCAATTGCGCGTGCGCTGGCAACGCAGGCACAGATTTATATTTTCGACGATTCGTTTTCGGCGCTAGACTTTAAGACTGACGCGAAACTACGGCGCGCGCTTGCTAAGGAGATGAAACATAAAACTATGCTGATTGTGGCGCAGCGTATCAACACGATTATGAATGCTGATAAAATCATCGTACTTGACGAGGGTAAAATCGTCGGGCAGGGCACGCATGCTGAATTGATGCAGTCGTGCCGTATATACCAAGAAATTGCCGCGTCGCAGTTGTCTGATGAAGAGCTTGCGCAGCTAGCGGCTAATGTTGCTACGCCATCATCAGCATCAAAAAGGTCTGCTACGCGATCTGTCCGGCGGCAGAAAGGAGTAGCGCGATGA
- a CDS encoding NAD(P)H-dependent oxidoreductase has product MTKSITAKHISEALEFRHACKKFDLNKKNSEDDMELLLQAARLAPSSYGMEQWNIIVAQDAKLRAQLKKASSIVNGPRFDASHILVFTAKTASGFDRHMTHMLRDVKGMNTVTAAAMKTGWKHWAKTDFKVYDTPDGLHQWAARQAYIALGFVMLAAAERGIDSCAIEGFSIDKVVAVLESFKLINRDNDLPVVMLALGYRADGSMHPRSRRDMDEIVTWY; this is encoded by the coding sequence ATGACAAAATCTATTACAGCGAAACATATAAGTGAGGCGCTGGAATTTCGTCACGCTTGCAAGAAGTTTGATCTTAATAAAAAAAATTCAGAGGACGACATGGAATTGCTTTTGCAAGCAGCGCGCTTAGCGCCGAGTTCATACGGCATGGAGCAATGGAATATCATCGTGGCGCAGGATGCCAAGCTGCGCGCTCAACTGAAAAAAGCGAGCAGTATTGTGAATGGTCCGCGCTTTGATGCGAGCCATATATTGGTTTTCACTGCGAAAACTGCGAGCGGATTTGATAGGCATATGACGCACATGCTGCGCGACGTAAAAGGTATGAATACAGTAACGGCAGCGGCAATGAAAACAGGATGGAAACATTGGGCGAAAACTGATTTTAAGGTATACGATACGCCGGATGGACTGCACCAGTGGGCGGCACGACAAGCGTATATCGCGCTCGGGTTTGTCATGCTGGCAGCAGCAGAGCGAGGAATTGATTCGTGTGCAATAGAAGGTTTTTCGATCGACAAAGTAGTTGCCGTACTAGAAAGTTTCAAATTGATCAACCGTGATAATGATTTACCGGTAGTAATGCTGGCACTTGGTTACCGTGCCGACGGATCAATGCATCCGCGCAGCCGCCGTGATATGGACGAGATTGTAACGTGGTATTGA
- a CDS encoding DUF167 domain-containing protein, which translates to MRITVHLKPGSRRGDMVIENADGSLTIFTKEPAIDGRANAAAIRLAAAHIGVAKTRVVLLRGRTARRKVFEISD; encoded by the coding sequence ATGAGAATTACTGTTCACCTAAAACCCGGCAGCAGACGCGGTGATATGGTAATTGAAAACGCTGACGGCAGCCTAACGATTTTCACGAAAGAACCGGCGATTGACGGGCGGGCAAATGCAGCGGCAATTCGACTTGCCGCCGCGCATATAGGGGTCGCAAAAACGCGCGTAGTATTACTGCGCGGACGGACGGCGCGGCGGAAAGTATTTGAGATTAGTGATTAA
- a CDS encoding non-canonical purine NTP pyrophosphatase, which produces MCETEKNSNSRAELLIATSNQAKLADFKLYLSDDYTVLGIDDIGIKLEIPEGIDSIEDNAIAKARAYAVKTRLMCLGDDTGFFIKELNGEPGVALRRWGGELPEETTGEEFWDYLRQKTRGLKNLDCYFKQCVAIASPSGEIRVMHNVNNGVLNRVKLQQPYNGTDYPLAAAFESRDRKKTWDEMSDDEKRAFDRAFIQKLKQAIAALS; this is translated from the coding sequence GTGTGTGAAACTGAAAAGAATAGTAATAGTAGAGCGGAATTACTTATCGCAACAAGTAACCAAGCAAAATTAGCTGATTTTAAGCTGTACCTGAGTGATGATTATACTGTGCTTGGTATTGATGATATTGGTATAAAGCTGGAAATTCCTGAAGGAATTGACTCAATTGAAGATAATGCGATTGCTAAAGCGAGGGCATATGCAGTAAAAACCAGATTGATGTGTTTGGGCGATGATACAGGATTTTTTATCAAAGAACTGAATGGCGAGCCGGGTGTGGCGCTGCGCCGTTGGGGCGGAGAACTGCCGGAAGAAACGACTGGCGAGGAATTCTGGGATTATTTGCGGCAGAAAACGAGGGGGCTGAAAAATCTTGATTGTTATTTCAAGCAGTGCGTCGCGATTGCATCGCCGAGCGGCGAGATCAGGGTAATGCATAATGTGAATAATGGCGTGCTGAATCGGGTAAAATTACAACAGCCATATAATGGAACGGATTATCCGCTAGCGGCGGCGTTTGAGTCGCGCGATCGAAAAAAGACGTGGGATGAGATGAGCGACGACGAAAAGCGTGCGTTTGACAGAGCTTTCATTCAAAAGTTGAAGCAAGCGATAGCAGCGTTATCGTAA
- a CDS encoding helix-turn-helix domain-containing protein: MAYSNNPYAPKARRAAVDLVIRQGMSVAEAARRSGVHRTTLYRWIEKAKTLDLAWNAHIPTLSSAPRHHPHTLPDEIVAAIVTERQRSGRGAYFIHLELQERGVAVSLSSVKRTLRRQGLTKTYKQVETASALYTAPAS, from the coding sequence ATGGCTTATTCTAACAATCCTTACGCTCCAAAGGCTAGACGAGCGGCAGTAGATCTGGTCATACGCCAAGGCATGAGTGTCGCTGAAGCTGCCCGCCGGAGCGGCGTACACCGGACGACGCTGTATCGATGGATAGAAAAAGCTAAGACCCTAGACTTAGCATGGAATGCTCATATACCGACCTTGTCTTCAGCGCCGCGGCATCATCCTCATACATTGCCAGACGAGATAGTTGCGGCTATTGTAACAGAAAGACAGCGGAGCGGCCGCGGTGCGTATTTTATTCATCTTGAGCTGCAAGAGCGCGGCGTAGCGGTATCACTCAGTAGCGTTAAGCGTACCTTGCGGCGCCAAGGTCTCACAAAAACCTATAAGCAAGTGGAAACGGCATCGGCCTTATATACCGCGCCCGCTAGCTAA
- a CDS encoding DNA alkylation repair protein: MDIAAVDQTLRQLAVGDEKYATFQRRIVNTNKRVYGVRTPALRHLAKQLARYGIGAAGGDGNNETPPLNAADIRIFLRELDETVYEQVLLGGLLINYTKMNDETMIDLIRCYLPLVDSWAEIDTFVERRARFRADAWWNFACENLHQDGEFSVRYGVIMLMSNFLTLDSMSRVFTELRTISHDGYYVKIAMAWLYAEAALVSFDQTMNELSIAPIDVWIKKKAMQKMKESRRFTPEQQAIIAKERGML; encoded by the coding sequence ATGGACATCGCTGCAGTTGACCAAACTTTGCGCCAGTTAGCGGTCGGCGACGAAAAATATGCGACGTTTCAGCGACGAATCGTTAATACAAATAAGCGCGTGTACGGCGTGCGCACACCGGCGCTCCGGCATCTAGCAAAGCAGCTGGCACGCTATGGGATCGGTGCGGCTGGAGGTGATGGCAATAATGAAACGCCGCCGCTGAACGCTGCTGATATACGAATATTTTTACGCGAGCTTGACGAGACAGTTTACGAACAGGTGCTGCTGGGCGGCTTGCTTATCAATTATACGAAAATGAATGACGAAACGATGATTGATTTGATACGCTGCTATTTGCCGCTGGTTGATAGCTGGGCAGAAATTGATACTTTTGTTGAGCGCCGCGCGCGGTTTCGGGCAGATGCTTGGTGGAATTTTGCATGCGAGAATCTTCATCAGGACGGCGAGTTTTCCGTCCGTTATGGCGTGATTATGCTGATGAGTAATTTTTTGACGCTGGACAGTATGAGCCGCGTGTTTACTGAGTTGCGAACTATCTCGCATGACGGTTATTATGTCAAAATAGCGATGGCATGGCTGTATGCTGAAGCGGCGCTGGTTAGTTTCGACCAGACAATGAACGAACTGTCTATTGCACCAATCGACGTATGGATCAAAAAGAAAGCTATGCAAAAAATGAAAGAATCGCGCCGGTTTACGCCGGAGCAGCAAGCAATAATTGCCAAAGAAAGGGGCATGCTATGA
- a CDS encoding NUDIX domain-containing protein yields MSAVHGIITHQTNRPTDYLYRLSLKALITNANGDILVVKETGRHYYDLPGGGMDHGEDFRQALARELAEEVSLSGKFSYQIIDIDQPAYLAEHNFWQVRLIFAVSQPGGHYAPGIDGDEIAWLPLNYFEQSKHEVERRIVRYWHAAFKKQVVVQRHN; encoded by the coding sequence ATGAGTGCCGTCCACGGAATCATTACGCATCAAACGAATCGCCCGACAGACTATTTGTATCGGTTGTCGCTTAAGGCGCTGATTACGAATGCTAATGGTGATATTCTGGTCGTGAAGGAGACAGGGCGCCATTACTATGATTTACCGGGCGGCGGCATGGATCATGGCGAGGATTTCCGCCAAGCGCTGGCGCGAGAATTAGCAGAAGAGGTAAGTCTAAGCGGCAAATTCTCGTACCAAATTATTGATATTGATCAGCCAGCATATCTGGCAGAACATAATTTTTGGCAAGTACGATTGATTTTCGCCGTGTCGCAGCCTGGCGGGCACTATGCACCAGGCATTGATGGCGACGAAATTGCATGGCTGCCACTTAATTATTTTGAACAGTCAAAACACGAGGTAGAGCGGCGGATTGTTAGGTATTGGCATGCGGCGTTCAAGAAACAAGTTGTTGTGCAAAGGCATAATTAA
- a CDS encoding DsbA family protein: MRNNRGIAPINIVLGVVAAGIVALFVYNIANRPPNQHVGDGRPWVQHMSRGNADTKNVFIDYTDYFCSYCAQVEAATSQHEFNDTYIKPGKLRYEHRVVTVLKSMVPNSEQGAEAAYCAADQNKYWEYTHDIVPRIKSDYFDKGIGVKNVAVPKEIPKLPLNYFAESAKSAKLDIATFSDCMAHEKHKSEIEANTKRALALGVSGLPYIVVNNYTTSGFAGGYNGLHTILKAGGINP; encoded by the coding sequence ATGCGTAACAATCGTGGTATTGCACCAATTAATATCGTTCTTGGCGTTGTTGCCGCTGGCATTGTCGCGTTATTTGTATATAATATCGCGAACCGTCCGCCTAACCAACATGTCGGGGATGGCAGACCATGGGTACAGCATATGTCACGCGGCAATGCAGACACAAAAAACGTTTTTATTGATTACACTGACTATTTTTGTTCATACTGTGCTCAGGTTGAAGCGGCAACATCACAGCATGAATTTAACGATACGTACATCAAACCTGGCAAACTACGCTATGAACACCGCGTCGTCACTGTACTTAAAAGCATGGTACCCAACAGCGAACAAGGCGCTGAAGCCGCCTATTGTGCTGCCGACCAAAATAAGTATTGGGAGTACACACACGACATCGTACCACGTATCAAATCCGACTACTTTGATAAAGGTATCGGTGTGAAAAATGTTGCTGTGCCAAAAGAAATTCCGAAGTTGCCGCTCAACTACTTCGCTGAATCGGCAAAATCAGCTAAGTTAGACATTGCTACATTTAGCGATTGTATGGCACACGAAAAGCATAAGTCCGAGATTGAAGCTAACACCAAACGAGCACTTGCGCTCGGCGTATCAGGTCTACCGTACATAGTAGTCAACAACTACACGACAAGTGGTTTCGCCGGCGGATACAACGGGCTGCATACGATTCTGAAGGCAGGCGGCATCAATCCATAG